The following proteins come from a genomic window of Rhizobium sp. 007:
- the cysG gene encoding siroheme synthase CysG has product MDVLQQPRNDNPARMEPLAKLPVFWALEGKRCVVAGGSDACAWKAELLAACGAHVEIYAETLSGTFKALLARNLEHAAARLIHHPGHWQMEGLTGAAIAIADCDDELEARRFFDAACATGVPVNVIDKPDFCQFQFGSIVNRSPVVVAISTDGAAPILAQTIRRKIETLLPRTLKSWAGLAQSIRGRVNGLLETASARRLFWEKFADMAFDGSAVNQAEAQLLLAARGLKSTTSTTGRVTLVGAGPGDAELLTLKAVRALQAADVILFDDLVSTEVLELARREAKRMLVGKRGGRSSCRQEDINAMMVKLAKAGKRVVRLKAGDPMIFGRAGEEIAHLDRENIPVDVIPGITAASAMASRLGISLTHREHAQSVRFITGHSRHGGLPMDVDWTTAADPHTTTVFYMGGRTAPLIADRLIAEGLSPETPAVIMSDVSRTTQRQWHGNLAGLGEGISEIGYENPVLIAVGDVFAARQHAVHAAPLSAAASL; this is encoded by the coding sequence ATGGATGTCTTGCAGCAGCCGCGGAATGACAATCCCGCCCGCATGGAGCCGCTTGCAAAGCTGCCCGTCTTCTGGGCGCTTGAAGGCAAGCGGTGCGTGGTGGCCGGCGGCTCCGACGCCTGCGCCTGGAAGGCGGAACTTCTTGCTGCCTGCGGCGCTCATGTCGAAATCTACGCCGAAACGCTGAGCGGCACCTTCAAGGCGCTTCTCGCCCGCAATCTCGAGCACGCCGCGGCCAGACTGATCCATCATCCGGGGCACTGGCAGATGGAAGGTCTGACCGGCGCTGCCATTGCAATTGCCGACTGCGACGACGAGCTTGAAGCCAGGCGCTTCTTCGACGCGGCATGCGCGACGGGCGTTCCGGTCAATGTCATCGACAAGCCGGATTTCTGCCAGTTCCAGTTCGGATCTATCGTCAACCGCTCCCCCGTCGTTGTTGCAATCTCGACGGATGGCGCAGCACCCATTCTTGCCCAGACCATCCGCCGCAAGATCGAGACCTTGCTCCCGCGCACGCTGAAATCCTGGGCTGGACTTGCCCAGTCGATACGCGGCAGGGTCAACGGGCTCCTTGAAACCGCTTCCGCGCGGCGACTTTTCTGGGAAAAATTCGCCGACATGGCTTTCGACGGTTCTGCTGTCAACCAGGCCGAGGCGCAGCTTTTGCTTGCTGCTCGGGGCTTGAAATCCACAACAAGTACAACCGGACGCGTCACGCTCGTCGGCGCGGGCCCTGGCGATGCCGAGCTTCTGACGCTGAAGGCGGTTCGAGCGCTGCAGGCCGCCGACGTTATCCTTTTCGATGATCTCGTTTCCACCGAGGTGCTGGAACTCGCGCGCCGCGAGGCCAAGCGCATGCTGGTCGGCAAGCGCGGCGGCCGCAGCAGCTGCCGCCAGGAAGACATCAACGCGATGATGGTAAAACTCGCAAAGGCGGGCAAGCGCGTCGTCCGCCTCAAGGCCGGCGATCCCATGATCTTCGGCCGCGCCGGCGAAGAGATCGCTCATCTTGATCGCGAAAACATTCCGGTCGACGTCATTCCCGGCATCACGGCCGCAAGCGCTATGGCCTCACGCCTCGGCATTTCGCTGACCCATCGCGAGCATGCCCAGTCTGTACGCTTCATCACCGGCCATTCCCGCCATGGCGGATTGCCGATGGATGTCGATTGGACCACCGCTGCCGATCCGCATACGACCACCGTCTTTTATATGGGCGGGAGAACAGCGCCGCTCATTGCCGACCGGCTGATCGCCGAAGGCCTGTCGCCCGAAACGCCAGCCGTCATCATGAGCGACGTGAGCCGCACGACGCAGCGTCAGTGGCACGGGAACCTTGCAGGTCTTGGCGAAGGCATCAGCGAGATCGGCTACGAAAACCCCGTCCTGATCGCAGTCGGTGACGTTTTCGCCGCCCGGCAACACGCCGTGCACGCAGCACCTTTGTCGGCCGCTGCGTCCTTATAG
- a CDS encoding nitrate reductase, with amino-acid sequence MAEEIKTTCPYCGVGCGVIAKIADDGNVSVMGDPDHPANFGRLCSKGSALAETIDLDGRVLHPEIAGRRAGWNEALDLVAQRFSDAIAEHGPDSVAFYVSGQLLTEDYYVANKLMKGFIGSANIDTNSRLCMSSSVAGHRRAFGADTVPGTYEDLELADLVILTGSNLAWCHPVIYQRLAAAKAARPGMKVVVIDPRRTMTADIADLHLAIRPDSDVALFLGLFEHLIATNAIDQNYVAEHTNGFAEAFASASGVSFNEVLELTGLPAMQLREFYRLFAATEKAVTCYSQGVNQSSSGTDKVNAIINCHLATGRIGKPGMGPFSLTGQPNAMGGREVGGLANMLAAHMAIESAQDRDRVQRFWQSPAIAEKPGLKAVDMFKAVGDGRIKALWIMATNPVVSLPDADAVETAIKACPFVVVSDILKTTDTARHAHVLLPSLGWGEKSGTVTNSERRISRQRSFIDAPGDARADWWQLAEVARRMGFADAFAFASPSDIFDEHAALSAFENSGNRDFDIGAYAGIEKAAYDAMTPFQWPQPVGDERTVTRFFAKGSFFHPDRKARFVPVEPPASDRTSADYPFTLNTGRIRDQWHTMTRTGKSARLSAHIAEPFAELHPRDAMEIGIGNAGLVEIESPQGKAVVRALITERQARGSIFVPMHWNDQFAAKARIDAVVAPLTDPFSGQPASKNVAVAARPLKAARYGFAVSAGKPQNLGAAYWALAKADGGWRLELAFDHAVEDWCGWCRSTFGIPAEIEPLGYADQQSGDLRLAFFDGTRLLAALFLAREPVAVARSWAISQLAADHGDLRKRFALVAGRPGADKPDPGATVCSCFAVGVNQIVAAVRGGCRSVEAVGKELNAGTNCGSCRAEIKGIIDGCLAAAAE; translated from the coding sequence CGGAGATCGCGGGACGGCGGGCCGGATGGAATGAGGCTCTTGATCTCGTGGCGCAGCGCTTTTCGGATGCCATTGCCGAGCACGGGCCTGACTCCGTCGCCTTTTATGTCTCCGGCCAGCTGCTGACCGAGGACTATTACGTCGCCAACAAGCTGATGAAGGGTTTCATCGGCTCGGCCAACATCGACACCAACTCGCGCCTGTGCATGTCATCTTCCGTCGCCGGCCACCGCCGCGCCTTCGGCGCCGATACCGTGCCCGGGACCTATGAGGATCTGGAACTGGCCGATCTGGTCATCCTTACCGGGTCCAACCTCGCCTGGTGCCATCCGGTCATCTATCAGCGGCTGGCGGCCGCCAAGGCGGCGCGTCCCGGCATGAAGGTCGTCGTCATCGATCCGCGCCGGACGATGACTGCCGACATCGCAGATCTGCACCTAGCGATCCGGCCAGACAGCGATGTCGCTCTTTTCCTCGGCCTCTTCGAGCACCTGATCGCAACCAATGCCATCGACCAGAATTATGTAGCCGAACACACGAACGGCTTTGCCGAGGCTTTTGCATCCGCCTCTGGTGTCTCCTTCAACGAGGTCCTGGAACTGACCGGCTTGCCGGCAATGCAGCTTCGCGAATTCTATCGCCTCTTCGCGGCGACCGAGAAGGCCGTCACCTGCTACAGCCAGGGCGTCAACCAATCCTCGTCAGGGACCGATAAGGTCAACGCCATCATCAACTGTCACCTCGCCACTGGACGCATCGGCAAGCCGGGCATGGGTCCCTTCTCGCTGACGGGCCAGCCGAACGCGATGGGCGGCCGTGAGGTTGGCGGCTTGGCAAACATGCTTGCCGCCCACATGGCGATTGAGAGCGCACAAGACCGCGATCGCGTGCAACGCTTCTGGCAGTCGCCGGCGATTGCCGAAAAGCCGGGTCTGAAGGCCGTCGACATGTTCAAGGCAGTCGGCGACGGCCGCATCAAGGCGCTCTGGATCATGGCGACGAACCCGGTGGTCTCGCTGCCGGATGCCGATGCCGTCGAGACGGCGATCAAGGCCTGCCCTTTCGTCGTCGTCTCGGATATCCTCAAGACGACCGACACCGCCCGCCATGCCCACGTATTGCTGCCTTCCCTTGGCTGGGGCGAAAAGAGCGGTACAGTCACCAATTCCGAACGCCGCATTTCGCGCCAGCGTTCCTTCATCGACGCCCCCGGCGATGCGCGCGCGGATTGGTGGCAATTGGCCGAGGTCGCACGCCGCATGGGTTTTGCCGATGCGTTCGCCTTTGCCTCTCCGTCAGACATTTTCGATGAGCATGCCGCGCTTTCGGCCTTCGAAAACAGTGGCAACCGCGATTTCGACATCGGCGCCTATGCCGGCATCGAGAAAGCTGCCTACGACGCGATGACACCCTTTCAGTGGCCGCAGCCCGTCGGCGACGAGAGGACTGTGACCCGCTTCTTTGCGAAGGGCAGCTTTTTTCATCCCGATCGCAAGGCACGCTTCGTGCCGGTCGAACCGCCCGCATCCGACCGCACCAGCGCCGACTACCCCTTCACGCTTAACACGGGACGTATCCGCGACCAGTGGCACACGATGACACGCACTGGCAAAAGTGCGCGCCTTTCCGCCCATATCGCCGAACCCTTTGCCGAACTACACCCCCGAGATGCGATGGAAATCGGTATCGGTAATGCCGGTCTGGTCGAAATTGAAAGCCCGCAGGGAAAGGCCGTCGTGCGCGCGCTGATCACCGAACGCCAGGCCCGCGGCAGCATTTTCGTGCCCATGCACTGGAACGATCAGTTTGCCGCCAAGGCTCGCATCGACGCAGTGGTTGCCCCGCTCACCGATCCGTTCTCCGGCCAGCCTGCCTCCAAGAACGTCGCCGTCGCCGCCCGGCCATTGAAGGCAGCCCGCTACGGCTTTGCAGTCTCGGCGGGCAAACCGCAAAACCTTGGCGCCGCCTATTGGGCCTTGGCGAAAGCAGATGGCGGCTGGCGACTGGAACTCGCCTTCGACCACGCGGTCGAAGACTGGTGCGGCTGGTGCCGCAGCACCTTTGGTATTCCTGCCGAGATCGAGCCGCTCGGCTACGCGGATCAGCAATCCGGCGATCTGCGGCTCGCCTTCTTCGACGGCACGCGCCTGCTTGCTGCGCTGTTCCTCGCCCGCGAACCGGTCGCCGTCGCTCGCAGCTGGGCGATCTCACAGCTTGCCGCCGACCATGGCGACTTGCGCAAGCGCTTTGCTCTTGTCGCCGGCCGGCCGGGCGCTGACAAGCCGGACCCAGGTGCCACAGTCTGTTCCTGCTTCGCCGTCGGCGTCAATCAGATCGTAGCGGCGGTCCGCGGCGGCTGCCGCAGCGTCGAGGCAGTCGGTAAAGAGCTCAACGCCGGCACCAACTGCGGCTCGTGCCGCGCCGAAATCAAGGGGATCATCGATGGATGTCTTGCAGCAGCCGCGGAATGA